The region caaagcagagcaaatgaccctttgaacgttcctgcagtaaaaccattTCTCAATCTGTCTCTCTCGGTTTCTAGGCTGTTTAAGCTCTTTAGAAAACAGAACCGGAATCGACCAAGTTAGTTGACtagctcagagaagttcttttgcatagataacaactcgagTTTAACTGttcctgtattggaaaacaaCAGGAGATCCTTTTTTTGCTACGAATGTTCATTTATTATCTGTAATACACATAAAATATATGTCATAAGTTTagtttgcttcagatttgctttaaaggacacttgaagtgagggaGATGTGTAGGCTGCTATatttgcttccttttaaacaatgcaaattggacaaattatcagattgtcttttaattgtaattttcagagcaaataataaagttcttctcccccccccccccgataatttCATATCACTTTAATAAATGGGCTTTTCAACAgatgaataaaaaacaaaaacaaaatgtttAAATTACTTGTATTACAGGGAACCTCATGGCTCTGAAATTCatgcagaaaacaaacactgAGCTACAGGGTTTCCTGGTCGAATACTGCGTTTCCCTCAGCCTATCAACTCATCCATGCATTATAAATACTTTTGGAATCGCTTTTCAGACGGAAAGACATTATGTGTTTGCCCAAGAGTTGGCCCAAGATAATCTCTTCTCTCTCATGAAGCCTCAGGTAAAACAAAGATATACTGTATGAACACTACTATTAGGACATGCTAGTGCAACCTTTATCCTTGACTAAAGTTATACTTTTACGAGACATTTTTTTAGAATCTCTTTTGGTATATTGTATGTATTCTTAGAAGCATCAGGGTAACTATGCCATATCAATATAAGCCATAGGAAATCTAAGTTGTATATAAAATTAAGTTTATGTGCCTTAGATCTCATTAGTTTGTGTTTTCTTCCTTACATATAGGCTCATTAAATAACAGACACTTGATTTTAGGTATAACTCTGTGTTATGTGCACAAGAATTCATTAAAACTTGTGACCAGTTTACAGTATATGGACAGTAATTTTATTAGTGATTTAAATATTGTATAGACTGATCTGTGCCATCCACTAGCAGCAAAGAAATCATAGAAACAAAACCATCTAAaatctgccattgaaaagaagcatTTGTTCCAGGCAAAAATAACAGACGAGCTTGTAAAATGAACTGAGATGATGGACAGATATGTACTGATGTCAGCCAAGAACAAAAACCGAAATGAGCCACTATCATAAAACTGATAAACAGGTTGATAAGACCAGTGCCTGTCACTAATTTCAGCAACAACCATAATACAGGATGAAGCATTTCATCAAGTaactgagtaattttttttttaatatatatatatatatatatatttaaaaataaagaacagCATAGCCCCTCCAATTATTAAATTTTTCCTCCATCGGTCAGGAAGGTGAAGCCCAAAACCACAGGACTTAGCTGATCATAATAAACATCAGTACTAATAGTTCTTAACTGGAGGGTACCTTGCGGTGGGAATCTAATAACCCTTCTCCCTCTGCAAAGCACTCCTGTTCAATGTGAAGAACAAGGGGCTCTTCACCAGCTCTTGTGTCCCAACAGAGGTAGTAGTAGGAATgggacttaccgtatttttcggaatataagacgcactttttcttccccaaatttTGGGGAGAaatgtgggtgcgtcttatattctaaagatacaaaaaaaaatcaatgcagagtgcgcagggaagctgAAATgccgctatacattacctgatcttgcAGCCGCGATCCTCCCCCCGGCTGTCGGCGATCCTCTTCAGCATCCTCCTTTCACCCTGGGTCCCGCAGTGCGATCCTCTTCAGTGGCAGCGGTAGGCAGGGGCACTGGCCGCCTACCGCTGTGCAGAGCCGCCGGGGTCCGCTGGGCCATTTCCATAAACACTTCCGGGGTCCGCTGGGCCATCTGCATAATCGCCGCTGGAGTCCGCTGGGTCCTCTGAATAATAGCCGCTGGAGTCCGCTGGGTCCTCTGAATAATAGCCGCTGGAGTTCGCTGGGTCACCGCCTCCATACACGCAGTCATCTGCACTAGCCGCGCATGTGCGCCAGGGGTCATGCATGACGTATGTTGGAATCTAAATTCCTTTAACAATAAGAGGCCCTAAACATGTCTCTTCCAGAAGAATGAGCACAGATATGATTTAGTATTAAAAAGGCTATGTAGGCTCAGCCTTCAGCTTATTTGCCATAAGTAGTGTGTATGAGGAAAGGATTGAAAAGTCAAATTGAAATGTGTACGTTTAAAACTGGTTTTCATTTCAATTtttgtaaaaacattttaaaagactAAGAAAatcaattactaaaaaaaattgaGTTAGTCTACAATTACTCAAGCCACAGACAAGTGTATAGAAATAAAAAAGCTCCCTACATGCAACAAAAATTGCCCAACATGTCTAAAAGCAACATTTTAATACATGGGAAAAGTTAATGTAATGGCATTGCAAAAAATATTATAAGgattaaatagaatgttaaaaAACAGGTTGAGAGATTAAAATGCATTAGTCAAcgtgtttttttccccatttttaacTGAATCAGGCCCCACATGTGCAGATCGGTGGCTGTGGGTTGCCTTACTGCACATTCTCCCAAGTTTGTGGCTCAAAAACACAAAACTAGATACCAGCACACAAGACAGGCAGTCAAGCAGCTTAAACTTCCTAGAAAAGTCCACAATGACAGTCATCGTTTTTCTCACAGTATAGTTTTCTTGAAGAAAAAAGTAGGTTTAGCATAGCCCTGAGAGTTATTATTTATGACTTGTAATCGATCTCCAGAATAACAAATTCACGTGTGAACTATTCATTTCTTTCACATATTTCTACAATTTTTTTCCCGTAACATTTTTAAAacatcaaattatttttttttttaaagggtggTGTACCAGAAAATTCAGTTAAGCGCTGTGCTATCCAGTTATCCAGTGCTTTGGACTATATGCACAAGAAAGGCCTGGTTCATCGCGACATAAAACCTGAAAATATTCTCATCTTTGACAAAGACTGTCGGAAGGTCAAACTAACAGATTTTGGACTTTCTTGTCGAAATGGAACATCTTTGGAATCCATGCCTGAAAATCTGCCCTACACAGCTCCAGAGATGAGCTGTCTCGGTGTATCAGACAAGTTAATTGCACAAAAGAGTTTAGACACTTGGTCATTTGGGGTCTTGCTCTTTTGCACTTTAACAGGATATTTTCCATGGACCTCTGCAATCATGACTGATAAACACTATATAGAATACACCAAATGGCACAGAAGCAAACGAATATTCCATATTCCAAACCTGTGGAAGACATTTAGCATAGAAGCTTTAGAAATGTTGACAAAACTGATAGTCCCAGATCCATCTTCAAGGTGTTCTTCATTAGAAGTCCTACATTATCTCAAAGCACCATGGAAAACCATCCTTGACAACAAACACAAAGCTATGAACTATAATTACAGTGTCAATAAAAACTGTGTTTGGAGATAAATATGATGGCATTAGTATAGCCTTGAAACATCGTATTCTTCTCCATGAAATTACGGAAGTGTGTATTAATACCGTGCTGCTTTTGTTAAACTAggactacagtgtgtattttattaGCACTTAAAATGCAGTTCTATCTAATACTACTACAACTTTGAT is a window of Hyperolius riggenbachi isolate aHypRig1 chromosome 6, aHypRig1.pri, whole genome shotgun sequence DNA encoding:
- the LOC137522790 gene encoding serine/threonine-protein kinase SBK1-like — its product is MNLNEKLWNENYVEEMLLLTSQNLPKIKIEENYTIVKELGSGSYGHVLLAMNQARGNLMALKFMQKTNTELQGFLVEYCVSLSLSTHPCIINTFGIAFQTERHYVFAQELAQDNLFSLMKPQGGVPENSVKRCAIQLSSALDYMHKKGLVHRDIKPENILIFDKDCRKVKLTDFGLSCRNGTSLESMPENLPYTAPEMSCLGVSDKLIAQKSLDTWSFGVLLFCTLTGYFPWTSAIMTDKHYIEYTKWHRSKRIFHIPNLWKTFSIEALEMLTKLIVPDPSSRCSSLEVLHYLKAPWKTILDNKHKAMNYNYSVNKNCVWR